The uncultured Desulfuromonas sp. genome has a segment encoding these proteins:
- a CDS encoding NADH:ubiquinone reductase (Na(+)-transporting) subunit D, with protein MAKAKDALLDPLFNNNPIALQILGICSALAVTNKLSTAFTMTIAVTIVTGCSNAAVSAIRNHIPNSIRIIVQMTIIATLVIIVDQMLKAYAYEMSKALSVYVGLIITNCIVMGRAEAYAMKAPVVESFMDGIGNGLGYGLVLMAVGFVRELFGSGKLFGLTILSPVNDGGWYVTNGLMLLAPSAFFLIGFIIWGLRTWKPELQE; from the coding sequence ATGGCAAAAGCAAAAGACGCTCTGCTGGATCCATTATTTAATAACAACCCCATTGCGCTGCAGATCCTCGGTATCTGTTCCGCACTGGCGGTTACCAATAAGCTGTCGACAGCCTTCACCATGACCATCGCGGTAACCATTGTTACCGGTTGTTCGAATGCTGCGGTCAGTGCGATTCGCAACCACATTCCCAACAGCATCCGCATCATCGTTCAGATGACCATCATTGCAACTCTGGTTATTATCGTTGACCAGATGCTGAAGGCATACGCCTATGAAATGAGTAAAGCGCTTTCCGTTTACGTTGGTTTGATCATCACGAACTGTATCGTTATGGGTCGCGCCGAAGCGTACGCCATGAAAGCACCCGTTGTTGAAAGCTTCATGGACGGTATCGGTAACGGACTAGGCTACGGTCTGGTTCTGATGGCGGTTGGTTTCGTCCGTGAGCTGTTCGGTTCAGGCAAATTGTTTGGCCTGACCATTCTCAGCCCTGTCAACGATGGTGGTTGGTATGTCACCAATGGTCTGATGCTGTTGGCACCCAGCGCCTTCTTCCTGATCGGCTTCATCATCTGGGGTTTGCGGACCTGGAAGCCTGAACTCCAAGAATAG
- a CDS encoding NADH-quinone oxidoreductase subunit N has translation MLNTAFLPELALMLTVLVLFFMTLGKFRTGTIQGASLLLTAVTLVATFTSMGAQDSLFFDAYLVDSLSQLFKMAIVSGLFLVFLLGRGLNGIEGKLHCEYNMFLAISAMGLMFLSSSVELLTILLSLEISSYALYVVIPFRNGQGRSHVEAGVKYVLFGAASTGLTLYGMSYVFGLAHTTYLNELAQLMPSLIATQPLAVIAMILVMTAFFYKLALFPMHFWTPDVYEGASNETSSFVATLPKVGAVLLLIRFVAVAGYDVTQFTAVLGVIAVLSMTLGNMAALVQTDLKRLLAYSSIAHAGYVMVGILTADELGMSAAVFYVIGYLLMNLGCFYVIYNIAPNGENVTFDDLKGLSRRSPLLALTLLVSAFGMAGIPPTIGFIGKFMLFTGAIHKGFYALVILGVINAAIAAFYYLKMARAAYCAPDSEQEAIALPFSAKLLGTFFILAIIVVGAMPQSLLASAKHAVQTLM, from the coding sequence ATGTTAAACACAGCTTTTCTGCCCGAGTTGGCACTGATGTTAACGGTCCTGGTCTTGTTCTTCATGACCTTGGGCAAGTTTCGCACTGGTACTATTCAAGGTGCCAGCCTGTTATTGACTGCTGTGACGCTTGTTGCAACATTTACCTCTATGGGCGCGCAGGACAGTCTTTTCTTTGATGCTTATCTGGTCGATTCGCTTTCTCAGTTGTTCAAGATGGCGATTGTCAGCGGCCTGTTCTTGGTATTCCTGCTTGGTCGTGGCCTGAACGGAATCGAGGGTAAGCTTCACTGTGAATACAACATGTTCCTGGCTATCAGCGCCATGGGTCTGATGTTCTTGAGCAGTTCGGTTGAATTGTTGACGATTTTGCTGAGCCTCGAGATTTCATCTTATGCGTTGTATGTCGTGATTCCTTTCCGCAACGGTCAGGGGCGCAGTCATGTTGAGGCCGGCGTCAAGTATGTGTTGTTTGGTGCGGCATCGACTGGTCTGACCCTGTACGGCATGAGTTATGTCTTTGGTCTGGCTCACACGACTTATCTCAATGAACTGGCTCAGCTGATGCCGTCTCTGATAGCAACTCAGCCGCTGGCTGTAATTGCTATGATTCTGGTCATGACCGCATTCTTTTACAAGCTGGCCCTGTTCCCGATGCATTTCTGGACACCCGATGTTTATGAGGGTGCTTCCAATGAAACGTCCAGCTTTGTTGCCACTCTGCCTAAAGTTGGTGCGGTTCTGCTGCTGATCCGCTTTGTTGCCGTTGCCGGCTACGATGTCACTCAGTTTACAGCGGTTCTTGGCGTCATTGCGGTGTTGTCCATGACGTTGGGTAACATGGCGGCGCTTGTGCAGACAGATCTTAAGCGTCTGCTGGCGTACTCAAGTATTGCTCATGCAGGCTACGTGATGGTTGGTATTTTGACCGCCGATGAGTTGGGCATGTCTGCCGCGGTCTTTTATGTCATTGGTTATCTGCTGATGAATCTCGGTTGCTTCTATGTTATTTACAACATTGCTCCGAATGGTGAGAATGTCACTTTCGATGACCTGAAGGGCTTGTCGCGCCGTTCTCCTTTGCTGGCGCTGACATTGCTTGTCTCTGCTTTTGGTATGGCCGGTATTCCGCCGACGATCGGTTTTATCGGTAAGTTCATGCTGTTTACCGGTGCCATTCATAAAGGCTTCTATGCATTGGTCATTTTGGGTGTTATCAATGCAGCGATTGCAGCCTTTTACTACCTTAAAATGGCACGCGCAGCTTATTGTGCGCCGGACTCTGAGCAAGAGGCCATTGCCCTGCCGTTCAGTGCAAAACTGCTGGGTACATTCTTTATCCTGGCGATTATTGTGGTAGGCGCCATGCCGCAAAGTCTGCTGGCTAGTGCAAAACATGCGGTTCAAACACTGATGTAG
- the ltrA gene encoding group II intron reverse transcriptase/maturase: MAKIYYSLYDRLLHEQRLLRAYAKIRSNKGKAGIDGQSVEDFADHLPEEIAALVGELKDKSYRPKPVRRVEIPKPDGGVRRLGIPTVRDRVVQQALLDILQPIFDPDFHPSSYGYRPGRSAHQAIAKASLFIRRYQRRWVVDMDLSKCFDTLDHDQIIQSIRRRVTDGSILGLIRLFLQSGNMTQDGWQASEQGSPQGGVISPLIANVYLDAFDQHMKNRGHRIVRYADDILILCGSRSGAENAFNVARNYLEETLHLRVNERKSRIVHSSEGVPYLGVIITSRYTRIQSEKVRQFKAKVKRITRRNTPVNLAKVIHDLNPVLRGFTNYFRVANCREQFRKLSRWIRRRLRAKQLTLWKKPQRLHRRLRQLGYQGEFKAIKMNSWRNAASNLANYAMPNIWFAKQGLFDLSRVETGYLPQSY, translated from the coding sequence ATGGCGAAAATTTACTACAGTCTCTACGACCGGCTGTTACACGAACAGAGACTACTTCGGGCATACGCGAAAATCAGGTCCAACAAAGGCAAGGCCGGAATCGACGGCCAGAGCGTAGAGGACTTTGCCGACCACCTGCCGGAAGAAATCGCCGCCCTTGTGGGCGAACTCAAGGACAAGAGCTATCGACCAAAGCCAGTGAGGCGGGTAGAAATCCCCAAGCCTGACGGCGGCGTCCGCCGGCTCGGAATCCCGACGGTTCGTGACCGTGTCGTCCAGCAGGCACTGCTGGACATCTTGCAGCCGATCTTTGATCCTGACTTTCATCCGTCCAGCTACGGTTATCGTCCGGGCCGCAGTGCCCATCAGGCGATCGCCAAAGCCAGCCTGTTTATCAGGCGCTACCAACGGCGCTGGGTGGTGGACATGGACCTGTCGAAATGCTTCGACACCCTAGACCATGACCAGATCATCCAGAGCATTCGTCGCCGGGTGACCGATGGAAGCATACTGGGATTAATTCGGCTGTTTCTGCAAAGCGGGAACATGACGCAAGACGGCTGGCAAGCAAGCGAACAAGGGAGCCCCCAAGGCGGGGTGATCAGTCCGCTAATCGCCAACGTCTACCTCGACGCCTTCGACCAGCACATGAAAAACCGAGGGCATCGAATCGTCCGCTACGCGGACGATATCCTGATCCTGTGTGGATCAAGAAGCGGGGCGGAAAACGCCTTCAACGTGGCAAGAAACTATCTGGAAGAAACCCTTCACCTGAGGGTCAACGAACGCAAGAGCCGGATTGTTCACAGCAGCGAAGGCGTACCCTATCTCGGAGTCATCATCACGAGCCGGTACACACGCATACAGAGCGAGAAGGTTCGACAGTTCAAAGCCAAGGTGAAGCGGATCACCCGGCGCAATACACCAGTCAATCTGGCCAAGGTCATCCACGACCTGAACCCGGTACTGCGTGGATTCACCAACTACTTCCGGGTAGCCAACTGCCGCGAGCAGTTCAGAAAACTGTCCCGCTGGATTCGCCGACGCCTGCGAGCCAAGCAGCTGACACTGTGGAAAAAGCCGCAACGGCTCCACCGCAGACTCCGGCAGCTAGGCTATCAGGGCGAGTTCAAGGCCATCAAAATGAACTCATGGCGCAATGCCGCCAGCAACCTGGCCAACTATGCAATGCCGAACATCTGGTTTGCAAAGCAGGGACTTTTTGATCTAAGCAGAGTAGAGACGGGCTATCTGCCTCAGAGCTATTAG
- a CDS encoding Na(+)-translocating NADH-quinone reductase subunit C, which translates to MSNDSIFKTFLVAFLLCVVCSVLVCLAAIVRIDREAYNKQLEIRKTVLAAAGYQQQIDDGGNIDELFTTNMQAKIVDLATGDYSDAVDVATYNQKEAMEDPSMTVKIPADKDVAGMGSRAKYATIYVAQNGDVILPIRGAGMWGPMYGYIAVANDGNTVKGMTFYQHAETPGLGAEVDNPKWKAQWPGKELYTGDNVALKIVKNGSYDPNAADAVNTIDGLAGATVTGNKVQGIIRYWFSDHGFGPFLAKLKAKRG; encoded by the coding sequence ATGTCTAATGATTCTATTTTTAAAACATTTCTGGTCGCTTTTCTACTGTGCGTCGTTTGCTCGGTGTTAGTCTGCCTTGCCGCGATCGTGCGTATCGACCGTGAAGCCTATAATAAACAACTCGAAATTCGCAAAACCGTCCTTGCTGCTGCCGGTTACCAGCAACAGATTGATGACGGCGGAAACATTGACGAACTGTTCACCACCAACATGCAAGCGAAAATCGTCGATCTGGCTACCGGTGACTACAGCGATGCTGTCGATGTTGCCACCTATAACCAAAAAGAGGCCATGGAAGATCCCAGCATGACCGTGAAGATTCCCGCGGATAAAGATGTCGCGGGCATGGGTTCTCGTGCCAAATACGCCACCATCTACGTGGCCCAGAACGGCGATGTTATCCTGCCGATTCGCGGCGCCGGTATGTGGGGCCCGATGTATGGCTATATTGCCGTAGCGAATGACGGCAACACGGTCAAGGGCATGACCTTCTATCAACACGCTGAGACCCCGGGTCTGGGTGCCGAAGTTGACAATCCCAAATGGAAAGCACAATGGCCTGGTAAAGAACTCTACACCGGTGACAATGTGGCTCTGAAAATTGTCAAAAACGGTAGTTACGATCCCAACGCCGCTGACGCAGTCAACACCATCGATGGTTTGGCGGGTGCAACGGTTACGGGCAACAAAGTCCAGGGTATTATCCGTTACTGGTTCAGCGATCACGGCTTTGGCCCCTTCCTGGCTAAGCTGAAAGCAAAGAGAGGTTAA
- a CDS encoding NADH:ubiquinone reductase (Na(+)-transporting) subunit B, translating into MKLLDELKPHFEKGGKWEKYAAVHEAIDTTLYSPADVTTGSTHVRDSINHKRVMSIIMMALLPCIFMAMWNSGYQENLTLNQMLAAGQIDKLPGFSDSTSILANMITGAGLLLPVFLVALITEAIWVVVFAAMRKKTIDAGFLVTAVLIALLMPPTVPVWKVAIATSFGVVIGREVFGGIGMNFLNPALVAWVFLSLAYPSSMSGDAVWTAVDGYTGATPLAMALSDGTASLAAQGITWKAAFLGTIPGSMGETSALACLLGAVILLVSGIASWRIMTSCVLGVIGMSSLLCMFNSTAMNPAWHLVLGGLAFGIVFLATDHSSAAMTGLGQWIYGILIGVLVVAVRVFNPMMPESVGLIILFGSVTAPLIDRLIVNAHIKKRKLRHV; encoded by the coding sequence GTGAAATTACTCGACGAATTGAAACCTCACTTTGAGAAGGGTGGCAAGTGGGAAAAGTACGCCGCCGTTCACGAAGCCATTGATACAACCTTGTACTCCCCCGCGGATGTGACCACAGGGTCCACCCATGTCCGTGACAGCATCAACCACAAGCGCGTCATGAGCATCATCATGATGGCTCTGCTGCCCTGCATCTTCATGGCCATGTGGAACAGCGGCTATCAAGAGAATCTGACTCTGAACCAGATGCTGGCTGCCGGTCAGATTGACAAGCTGCCTGGATTCAGTGACAGCACATCGATTCTGGCCAATATGATTACCGGTGCAGGCCTGCTGCTTCCGGTGTTTCTCGTTGCCCTGATCACGGAAGCCATCTGGGTGGTTGTTTTTGCCGCCATGCGTAAAAAGACCATTGATGCGGGTTTCCTGGTTACCGCCGTATTGATCGCTCTGCTGATGCCGCCGACGGTTCCCGTTTGGAAGGTCGCCATTGCCACCTCTTTTGGTGTCGTCATCGGTCGCGAAGTTTTCGGCGGGATCGGTATGAACTTCCTGAATCCGGCACTGGTTGCCTGGGTGTTCCTGTCCCTGGCCTATCCCAGTTCCATGTCCGGCGATGCCGTCTGGACGGCGGTTGACGGTTACACCGGCGCAACTCCGCTGGCTATGGCCTTAAGCGACGGAACGGCCAGCTTGGCGGCTCAAGGAATTACCTGGAAAGCCGCGTTCCTTGGGACCATCCCGGGTAGCATGGGTGAAACATCCGCTTTGGCCTGCCTGCTTGGTGCGGTCATTCTGCTGGTGTCCGGCATTGCTTCATGGCGCATTATGACCTCTTGCGTTCTTGGTGTTATCGGCATGTCCTCTTTGCTGTGTATGTTTAATTCAACGGCTATGAACCCCGCCTGGCACTTGGTTCTTGGAGGCCTTGCCTTTGGTATTGTCTTCCTGGCAACCGATCACTCTTCGGCGGCTATGACAGGCCTGGGTCAGTGGATTTACGGCATTCTGATCGGCGTACTGGTTGTTGCTGTTCGCGTCTTCAACCCGATGATGCCTGAAAGTGTCGGCCTGATCATCCTGTTCGGCAGTGTTACGGCGCCGCTGATTGACCGGCTGATTGTGAACGCACACATCAAGAAAAGGAAGCTGCGCCATGTCTAA
- a CDS encoding FAD:protein FMN transferase: protein MLRRFLILAGLVIIAAVVYLNHGSKREIGPLSLSGATMGTTYHLKIILPPAAKIAPEMISAQVTSTLSKIDHLMSTYKEDSEVSRFNQLETNQWFPLSQPTFHVINAAQHYSSLSDGAFDITVGKLVNLWGFGPTINVNAIPDSKTIDQLRNEIGYKKLQLRQEPMAILKESEAIYIDLSAIAKGYAVDAVASVLEQNSLHNYMVEIGGEIRTSGSKQNGQPWSIGIESPVTDQRSVQKVLHLRQSAMATSGDYRNYFEHDGQRFSHTIDPRTGYPIKHKLASVTVISQTCMDADALATLLTVLGPKSGMEFAEKHGLSIFMIIKTQTGFEERSSSAFIPYLKQ, encoded by the coding sequence ATGTTGCGACGTTTTCTTATCCTTGCTGGCCTGGTCATTATAGCCGCAGTCGTCTATCTCAACCATGGCTCTAAGCGCGAAATCGGCCCGCTGTCACTTAGCGGTGCCACAATGGGAACGACATATCATTTAAAAATTATTTTGCCGCCAGCGGCTAAAATAGCGCCCGAGATGATCTCTGCTCAAGTCACGTCGACGTTGAGCAAAATCGACCACCTGATGTCAACATACAAAGAGGACTCGGAGGTTTCACGATTTAATCAGCTCGAGACGAATCAATGGTTTCCACTGTCTCAACCCACGTTTCACGTCATCAATGCGGCGCAGCATTACAGTTCTCTCAGTGATGGTGCCTTTGATATTACAGTTGGCAAGCTTGTCAATCTGTGGGGATTTGGTCCAACCATAAATGTCAACGCCATTCCGGATTCTAAAACCATTGATCAACTACGTAACGAAATCGGCTATAAAAAATTACAGCTTCGCCAAGAACCAATGGCGATTCTAAAAGAATCAGAGGCGATTTACATTGATCTCTCGGCCATTGCCAAAGGTTATGCCGTTGATGCGGTTGCTTCAGTGCTTGAGCAAAATTCTCTGCATAACTACATGGTCGAGATTGGTGGTGAGATCAGGACATCCGGCAGCAAGCAAAACGGTCAACCGTGGTCCATTGGTATTGAGAGCCCGGTAACGGATCAACGCTCTGTTCAAAAAGTGCTTCATCTGCGACAATCCGCCATGGCAACTTCCGGCGATTATCGCAACTATTTTGAACATGATGGTCAGCGTTTCTCCCATACGATTGATCCGCGCACCGGCTATCCGATTAAACATAAGTTAGCTTCCGTCACTGTCATTTCGCAGACATGCATGGATGCTGATGCGTTAGCCACCCTTTTAACTGTTCTAGGTCCCAAATCAGGTATGGAATTTGCGGAAAAACATGGCTTGTCCATATTCATGATTATTAAAACACAAACGGGATTCGAAGAACGCTCCAGTTCAGCATTTATTCCTTATCTTAAGCAATAG
- the nqrE gene encoding NADH:ubiquinone reductase (Na(+)-transporting) subunit E, whose amino-acid sequence MAHYFTIFFNSVFIDNIALTFFLGMCTFIAVSKKVDTAMMLGLAVIAVELITVPVNNLLYTYLLKKGALAWAGYPELDLSFLGLICYIAVIAAIVQILEMALDKYLPALYNALGIFLPLITVNCAILGASLFMVERGYNVMESTVYGVGVGAGFALAIMLLAGIREKLTYSDVPKGLQGVGITFIIVGLMAMSFKAFSGLTF is encoded by the coding sequence ATGGCTCATTATTTTACGATTTTTTTCAATTCGGTCTTCATTGATAACATTGCCCTGACGTTTTTCCTGGGCATGTGTACCTTCATCGCAGTTTCCAAGAAGGTCGATACGGCTATGATGCTGGGACTCGCGGTTATCGCTGTTGAACTTATCACGGTCCCTGTTAACAACCTGCTGTACACGTACCTGCTCAAAAAGGGTGCTCTGGCCTGGGCCGGCTATCCTGAGCTGGACCTGAGCTTTCTCGGTCTGATTTGCTACATTGCCGTTATTGCCGCCATCGTTCAGATCCTGGAGATGGCTTTGGACAAGTACCTGCCTGCTCTGTACAACGCATTGGGTATTTTCCTTCCTTTGATCACTGTTAACTGCGCTATTCTCGGTGCCTCACTGTTCATGGTGGAACGTGGCTACAATGTCATGGAAAGTACGGTGTACGGTGTCGGGGTTGGTGCAGGTTTCGCACTGGCCATCATGCTGTTAGCCGGTATTCGTGAAAAACTGACTTACAGTGATGTCCCCAAAGGACTGCAAGGCGTCGGAATCACATTCATCATTGTCGGTCTGATGGCGATGTCGTTTAAGGCCTTCTCCGGCTTGACTTTTTAA
- the nqrF gene encoding NADH:ubiquinone reductase (Na(+)-transporting) subunit F, whose product MDLTLVIAGCTMFTGVILALVAIILVARKGLVPSGDINFYINDDPSKTIATKPGGKLLGALADQGIFIPSACGGGGTCGQCHVRVFEGGGDILPTETGHISKREAREGLRLACQVNVKQDMKLGIPREIFDIKKWECTVRSNEGRATFIKEFVVELPEGEDCDFRAGGYIQIEAPPHELSYSDFDIEEEYRADWDQFDLWRYKSVVKEPIMRAYSMANYPLEKGIIMLNVRVCPPPPNAPDAPPGQMSSFIFNLKPGDKVTISGPYGEFFARETDNEMVFIGGGAGMAPMRSHILDQLLRLNTTRKMTYFYGARSAKEMFYVEELNELQEKFPNFSWHCALSDPMPEDNWTGPVGFIHNVMYDLYIKDHEAPEDCEYYMCGPPMMANAVTNMLMEQGVERENIMFDDFGG is encoded by the coding sequence ATGGATTTAACACTCGTAATAGCTGGATGCACGATGTTTACCGGTGTGATCCTGGCTCTTGTTGCCATCATTCTGGTGGCACGCAAGGGACTGGTCCCCAGCGGTGACATTAATTTTTATATTAACGATGATCCCAGCAAAACTATTGCCACTAAACCTGGTGGCAAACTGCTGGGCGCCCTTGCCGATCAGGGTATCTTTATCCCTTCTGCTTGTGGTGGTGGCGGTACCTGCGGCCAGTGTCACGTCAGAGTATTTGAGGGCGGTGGTGACATTCTGCCGACTGAAACCGGCCATATCAGCAAACGTGAAGCCCGTGAGGGTCTACGTTTGGCCTGCCAGGTTAACGTCAAACAGGATATGAAACTGGGCATTCCCCGCGAGATCTTCGACATCAAAAAATGGGAGTGCACTGTACGTTCTAACGAGGGTCGCGCGACCTTTATCAAAGAATTTGTCGTTGAACTGCCTGAAGGCGAGGATTGCGATTTCCGCGCCGGTGGTTACATTCAGATCGAAGCGCCCCCCCATGAGCTGTCTTATTCCGATTTCGATATTGAAGAGGAATACCGTGCAGACTGGGATCAATTTGATCTGTGGCGTTATAAGTCTGTCGTTAAAGAACCAATCATGCGTGCCTACTCCATGGCGAACTACCCCTTGGAGAAAGGTATTATCATGCTTAACGTTCGTGTCTGCCCGCCGCCGCCGAATGCACCTGACGCGCCTCCGGGACAGATGTCCTCGTTTATTTTCAACCTTAAGCCCGGTGACAAGGTCACTATTTCCGGTCCTTACGGTGAATTCTTCGCCCGCGAAACCGATAACGAAATGGTCTTTATCGGTGGTGGTGCAGGTATGGCTCCGATGCGCTCTCACATCCTTGACCAACTGCTGCGTTTGAACACCACGCGTAAAATGACCTACTTCTACGGCGCACGGAGTGCCAAGGAGATGTTTTACGTCGAGGAATTGAACGAGCTGCAGGAAAAATTCCCTAACTTCTCCTGGCATTGTGCTTTGTCCGACCCCATGCCCGAGGATAACTGGACCGGTCCGGTAGGATTTATTCACAATGTCATGTACGACCTGTACATTAAAGACCATGAGGCTCCGGAAGACTGCGAGTACTACATGTGCGGTCCCCCGATGATGGCCAACGCTGTCACCAACATGCTCATGGAGCAAGGAGTCGAGCGCGAAAACATCATGTTTGACGACTTCGGTGGTTAA
- a CDS encoding NADH-quinone oxidoreductase subunit M, whose protein sequence is MEKYLILNTLNFPILSMLLLIPVVGAVVAMFLRGDTLLKFWGLAVTLVTAVISLPLWSRFDQTTAKYQFVELRHWFPALNLDYVLGVDGISVLLVLLTTLVMPLCILCSWTYIKTRMKEFIIVTLLMETAMLGVFVSLNTVLFYIFWEGMLVPMYLIIAIWGGDRKDYASIKFFLYTFGGSIFLLVSIIAMYITTGTFFIPELMDHTFPFSYQMWIFLACALGFAIKMPMFPFHTWLPAAHVQAPVAGSVILASILLKMGGYGFLRFCLPMAPSATLYCMPYLIIMSLVSIIVGGYLALGQSDIKKLIAYSSVGHMGFVTLGIFLLNDAGIKGAMLQMINHGVTTGALFIMIGLIYERTHSREISDNSKLGMFMPIYVTFLGIFSLSSLAFPGTNSFVGEFLVLFGAFDKYPLVGALAIPGAILAAAYMLRLLQKMVWDDSDGHGHHGDDHGDEHHLTDCNFREFIQLAFLTVFVFWIGLHPTPLLDMMDTSVAHLIHQVDAGSAVQEAVHHGEHHALLNQAGAWVKNLF, encoded by the coding sequence ATGGAAAAGTATCTAATCCTGAATACATTAAATTTCCCGATTTTATCGATGCTGCTGCTGATACCGGTAGTCGGGGCTGTGGTGGCCATGTTTTTGCGTGGTGACACCCTATTGAAATTCTGGGGTTTGGCAGTAACCCTGGTCACTGCTGTAATTTCGTTGCCGTTGTGGTCACGGTTTGATCAGACCACAGCGAAATACCAGTTTGTCGAACTGCGCCACTGGTTTCCGGCACTGAATCTTGATTATGTGCTTGGTGTTGATGGTATCAGTGTGCTGCTTGTTCTGCTGACGACCCTGGTGATGCCGCTGTGTATTCTGTGTTCCTGGACCTATATCAAGACACGGATGAAAGAATTCATCATCGTGACCTTGTTGATGGAAACGGCAATGCTCGGTGTGTTTGTCAGCTTAAATACGGTTCTCTTTTATATCTTCTGGGAAGGTATGCTGGTGCCGATGTATCTGATCATTGCCATTTGGGGTGGTGACAGGAAGGATTACGCTTCCATCAAGTTCTTCCTTTATACCTTCGGCGGAAGTATTTTCCTGCTGGTCTCCATCATCGCGATGTACATTACAACAGGAACCTTCTTTATTCCTGAGCTGATGGATCACACGTTTCCGTTTTCCTATCAGATGTGGATCTTCCTGGCCTGTGCTCTTGGTTTTGCCATCAAGATGCCGATGTTTCCGTTCCATACCTGGTTGCCGGCTGCTCACGTTCAGGCACCGGTCGCCGGTTCGGTTATCCTGGCCAGTATCCTGCTCAAAATGGGTGGCTACGGGTTCCTGCGTTTCTGTTTGCCCATGGCACCTTCAGCTACGCTGTACTGCATGCCTTACCTGATTATCATGTCCTTGGTCAGCATCATTGTTGGTGGTTATCTGGCTCTGGGACAATCCGATATCAAAAAATTGATTGCCTACTCATCCGTTGGTCATATGGGCTTTGTTACGCTGGGGATTTTCCTGCTCAACGATGCCGGGATCAAAGGCGCCATGCTGCAGATGATCAATCATGGTGTGACGACTGGCGCCCTGTTTATTATGATCGGCCTTATTTACGAGCGGACCCACAGTCGTGAGATTTCCGACAATAGTAAGCTGGGGATGTTCATGCCGATTTATGTCACTTTCCTCGGAATTTTCTCGCTGTCTTCCCTTGCTTTTCCCGGGACCAACAGTTTTGTTGGTGAGTTTCTGGTTCTGTTCGGTGCGTTTGACAAGTATCCGCTGGTCGGTGCTCTGGCGATTCCCGGAGCGATTCTCGCGGCAGCCTATATGCTGCGTCTGCTGCAGAAAATGGTCTGGGATGACTCCGATGGCCATGGTCACCATGGTGATGATCACGGTGATGAGCATCATCTCACCGATTGTAACTTTAGAGAATTTATACAACTGGCATTCTTGACCGTATTCGTATTCTGGATCGGTTTACACCCGACGCCGTTGCTTGACATGATGGACACCAGTGTGGCTCACCTGATCCATCAGGTTGATGCCGGTAGCGCGGTACAGGAAGCTGTTCACCATGGTGAACACCATGCCCTGCTGAATCAAGCGGGTGCCTGGGTCAAGAACCTCTTCTAA